In a genomic window of Mycolicibacillus parakoreensis:
- the recD gene encoding exodeoxyribonuclease V subunit alpha has protein sequence MTTADRGAVAFTGQDWRIAAGATGVLREFNAAGVLEAADVHAAQRITALGGEPEPMVALAVALAVRALRAGSVCVDLPRVAAEITAGTTGTSGTAGPGDTPDTADPAALPWPDPQRWLAAICASPLLAAGVLHLHDDRLLYLDRYWREEQQVCTDLLALSSPRPVTTDPAAFDRLFPPGVYGEQRAAATVVLSQSVTVLTGGPGTGKTTMVARLLALLAEQAQRDGRTRLRIALAAPTGKAAARLTEAVAEKVAELSEADRDRLAGLQATTVHSLLGWRPGSSVRFRHDRANRLPYDVIIVDETSMVSLTLMARLLEAVRADTRLVLVGDPDQLASVEAGAVLADLVDGLAARPDTRVAALVTSHRFGASIGALATAIRDGDADRVMALLAAGGEHLEWVGGDDGPDPGPRVRAVVVPHALAVRRAAVRGDTAAALAALDTHRLLCAHRDGPHGVAHWNRQIRRWVGEQTDDPPWAPWYAGQPLLITANDYGLGVRNGDTGVVETHGEGLRAVLATAAGPLPVATSRLADVETMYAMTIHKSQGSQVDEVSVLMPSVDSRLLTRELFYTAVTRAQHKVRIIGSEEAIRAALQRRAVRASGLAERLRTT, from the coding sequence ATGACCACCGCGGATCGCGGTGCGGTCGCGTTCACCGGGCAGGACTGGCGGATCGCCGCCGGGGCCACCGGTGTGCTGCGGGAGTTCAACGCCGCCGGGGTGTTGGAGGCCGCCGATGTGCACGCCGCCCAGCGCATCACCGCGCTGGGCGGCGAGCCCGAGCCGATGGTGGCCCTGGCGGTGGCGCTGGCGGTGCGCGCCCTGCGGGCCGGCTCGGTCTGTGTGGATCTGCCTCGGGTCGCCGCCGAGATCACCGCCGGCACGACCGGCACCTCCGGCACCGCCGGCCCCGGCGACACACCCGACACCGCGGATCCGGCCGCGCTGCCCTGGCCGGACCCGCAGCGCTGGCTGGCGGCGATCTGCGCCAGCCCGCTGCTGGCGGCGGGGGTGCTGCACCTGCACGACGATCGGCTGCTCTACCTGGATCGCTACTGGCGTGAGGAGCAGCAGGTCTGCACCGATCTGCTCGCACTGTCCTCGCCGCGGCCGGTCACCACCGACCCGGCGGCGTTCGACCGGTTGTTCCCGCCGGGGGTCTACGGCGAGCAGCGCGCCGCCGCCACGGTGGTGTTGAGCCAGTCGGTCACGGTGCTCACCGGCGGGCCGGGCACCGGCAAGACGACGATGGTGGCCCGGCTGCTGGCGCTGCTGGCCGAGCAGGCCCAACGCGACGGCCGGACCCGGTTGCGGATCGCGTTGGCCGCCCCCACCGGCAAGGCCGCCGCCCGGCTCACCGAGGCGGTCGCGGAGAAGGTGGCCGAGCTGTCGGAGGCCGACCGCGACCGGCTGGCCGGGTTGCAGGCCACCACCGTGCACTCGCTGCTGGGGTGGCGCCCGGGCAGCTCGGTGCGGTTCCGCCACGACCGGGCCAACCGGCTGCCCTACGACGTGATCATCGTCGACGAAACCTCGATGGTGTCGCTGACGCTGATGGCACGGCTGCTGGAGGCGGTCCGCGCCGACACCCGGCTGGTGCTCGTCGGCGACCCCGATCAGCTGGCCTCGGTGGAGGCCGGGGCGGTGCTGGCCGATCTGGTCGACGGGCTGGCGGCCCGCCCCGACACCCGGGTGGCGGCCCTGGTGACCTCCCACCGGTTCGGTGCCTCGATCGGGGCGCTGGCCACCGCGATCCGCGACGGCGACGCCGATCGGGTCATGGCGTTGCTGGCCGCCGGCGGCGAGCACCTGGAGTGGGTCGGCGGCGACGACGGGCCCGACCCGGGCCCGCGGGTGCGTGCGGTGGTCGTGCCGCACGCGTTGGCGGTGCGCCGCGCCGCGGTGCGCGGCGACACCGCGGCCGCCCTGGCGGCCCTTGACACCCACCGGCTGCTCTGCGCGCACCGGGACGGTCCGCACGGGGTGGCGCACTGGAATCGGCAGATCCGGCGGTGGGTGGGCGAGCAGACCGACGACCCGCCGTGGGCGCCGTGGTATGCCGGTCAGCCGCTTTTGATCACCGCCAACGACTACGGCCTGGGGGTGCGCAACGGCGACACCGGGGTGGTGGAGACCCACGGCGAGGGGCTGCGCGCGGTGCTGGCGACCGCGGCCGGCCCGCTGCCGGTGGCCACCAGCCGGCTCGCCGACGTGGAGACCATGTACGCGATGACCATCCACAAAAGCCAGGGCAGCCAGGTCGACGAGGTCAGCGTGCTGATGCCGTCGGTGGACTCGCGGCTGTTGACCCGCGAGCTGTTCTACACCGCGGTGACCCGCGCGCAGCACAAGGTGCGCATCATCGGCTCCGAGGAGGCCATCCGCGCCGCCCTGCAGCGCCGCGCCGTGCGGGCCAGCGGGCTGGCCGAGCGGCTGCGCACCACCTGA
- a CDS encoding HD domain-containing protein encodes MSEYTATPRLTARFDRALAYTAELHRHQTRKSGTIPYLGHLLSVAGTVIAADGTETQAIAALLHDAAEDQGGQATLAEIDARFGAEVAALVAACSDTFATPKPPWRARKEHHLRRLASAADTPDAALLVSLADKLDNARSMLRDLRAIGPRLWERFNEPDPEQHLWYYRSLLAIYTDRGAGPDATGLVAELAAVIDALAAEVAAPAAVSRREPDGTPVEQ; translated from the coding sequence GTGAGCGAGTACACCGCCACCCCGCGGCTGACCGCGCGGTTCGACCGGGCGCTGGCCTACACCGCCGAGCTCCATCGCCATCAGACCCGCAAGTCCGGCACGATCCCCTACCTCGGGCATCTGCTGTCGGTGGCCGGCACGGTGATCGCCGCCGACGGCACCGAGACCCAGGCGATCGCGGCGCTGCTGCACGACGCCGCCGAGGACCAGGGCGGGCAGGCGACGCTGGCCGAGATCGACGCCCGGTTCGGCGCCGAGGTGGCCGCCCTGGTCGCCGCCTGCAGCGACACCTTCGCCACCCCGAAGCCGCCGTGGCGGGCCCGCAAGGAACACCATCTGCGCCGGCTGGCGTCGGCCGCCGACACCCCCGATGCCGCGCTGCTGGTGTCGCTGGCCGACAAACTCGACAACGCCCGGTCGATGCTGCGCGATCTGCGGGCGATCGGGCCGCGGCTGTGGGAACGGTTCAACGAACCCGACCCCGAACAGCACCTGTGGTACTACCGCTCGCTGCTGGCGATCTACACCGATCGGGGCGCCGGGCCGGACGCCACCGGGCTGGTCGCCGAACTGGCCGCGGTGATCGACGCGCTCGCCGCCGAGGTGGCGGCGCCGGCGGCGGTGTCGCGCCGCGAACCCGACGGGACACCGGTGGAACAATGA
- the recC gene encoding exodeoxyribonuclease V subunit gamma: protein MPLHLHRAERTDLLAERLGALLAVPPADPFTPDLVMVPARGVERWLSQRLSHLLGAGAAGDGVCAGVQFRSPASLIAELAALTGITGADDADPWSPEALTWPLLEVIDAHADQPWCRVLAAHLGHFHDGAEARLRRGRRYAVARRLAGLFASYARQRPQLLIDWLDGADTDGAGGTLAGDLAWQPPLWRALVAVVAVGDVAAPHRRHQQMLDRLSAAALPTVPARLSLFGHTRLAVTDVELLTALATHHDLHLWLPHPSDALWRRVRELPAGSGPVARREDTSAAAAAHPLLATLGRDVRELQGALAAAVGDDEHLQPAAGADTLLGWLQSDIAANAVRPAGRRRRGADRSVQVHSCHGAARQVDVLREVLLGLLQDDPTLQPRDIVVMCPDIETYAPLIAAGFGLGELAGENHPAHSLRVQLADRALHQTNPLLAVAAELLTLADSRAGASAVLNLAQAAPVRSRFAFTDDDIEVITTWVQETNIRWGFDAEHRTPYGLGDFVHNTWRFGLDRILTGVAMSQDSQSWLGTALPLDDVGSNRVELAGRLTEFVDRVHRALDGLTGARPLHEWLAALGAAVAALTRVDTDDGWQQGQLDREFAEVLARAGQRGDTVLLLPDVRALLGHCLAGRPTRANFRTGSLTVCTMVPMRSVPHRVVCLVGLDDGVFPRLDLPDGDDVLARAPRTGERDIRSEDRQLLLDAICAATETLVITYTGADEHTGKTQPPAVPLAELLDALDATTAEPVRTDVLIPHPLQPFDAANVRPGALGAAPGTPFTFDPVALTAAEAAVGERSDPPAVFGALLAAPTVDDVALTDLLGFFADPVKGFFRALDFTLPFEVVGVDDAMPVEIDNLAQWAVGDRMLRDMLAGMHPDEAANAEWRRGTLPPGRIGMRLACEIRDQARGLAEAALPHRGGDPSGYDVDVDLGGARRLSGTVSPVYGTRTVSVGYSRLAAKHLLQAWITLLALAAAVPGRSWTALCIGRGRGTRIAQRLLAPPPDPVATLAELVACYDTGRREPLPLPLKTSYAWAAARRNDADPFDAARDQWRKGRFPGENATAAHQMVWGDGADLRCLLTDPRPEEAWRGESTRLGALAMRVWNPLLAAETTL from the coding sequence GTGCCGCTACATCTGCACCGCGCCGAGCGCACCGACCTGCTTGCCGAGCGGCTCGGTGCGCTGCTGGCGGTGCCGCCGGCCGACCCGTTCACCCCCGACCTGGTGATGGTGCCGGCGCGCGGGGTGGAACGGTGGCTGTCCCAACGGCTCTCGCATCTGCTGGGCGCCGGCGCCGCCGGCGACGGGGTCTGTGCCGGGGTGCAGTTCCGGTCCCCGGCGTCGTTGATCGCCGAACTCGCCGCGCTCACCGGGATCACCGGCGCCGACGACGCCGACCCGTGGTCACCGGAGGCGCTGACCTGGCCGCTGCTCGAGGTCATCGACGCGCACGCCGATCAGCCGTGGTGCCGTGTGCTGGCCGCCCACCTGGGCCATTTCCACGACGGTGCAGAAGCGCGGTTGCGGCGCGGCCGCCGTTACGCGGTCGCGCGCCGGCTGGCGGGGCTGTTCGCCTCCTATGCCCGCCAGCGCCCGCAGCTGCTGATCGACTGGCTCGACGGTGCCGACACCGACGGGGCCGGCGGGACACTCGCCGGCGACCTGGCCTGGCAGCCGCCGCTGTGGCGCGCCCTGGTCGCGGTGGTCGCGGTCGGCGATGTCGCTGCCCCCCACCGGCGCCACCAGCAGATGCTGGACCGGTTGAGCGCGGCGGCGCTGCCGACGGTGCCGGCCCGGCTGTCGCTGTTCGGCCACACCCGGCTGGCGGTCACCGACGTGGAACTGCTGACCGCGTTGGCCACCCACCACGATCTGCACCTGTGGCTGCCGCACCCGTCCGATGCGCTGTGGCGTCGGGTGCGGGAACTGCCGGCCGGATCCGGGCCGGTGGCCCGGCGCGAGGACACCAGCGCCGCGGCGGCCGCCCATCCGCTGCTGGCGACTCTGGGCCGTGACGTGCGCGAACTGCAGGGCGCCCTTGCGGCGGCGGTCGGCGACGACGAACACCTCCAGCCCGCGGCCGGCGCCGACACCCTGCTGGGTTGGCTGCAATCCGATATCGCCGCCAACGCGGTGCGCCCGGCGGGCCGCCGCCGCCGCGGCGCGGACCGCTCGGTGCAGGTGCACTCCTGTCACGGCGCGGCCCGGCAGGTCGATGTGCTGCGCGAGGTGCTGCTGGGCCTGCTGCAAGACGACCCCACCCTGCAGCCGCGCGACATCGTGGTGATGTGTCCCGACATCGAGACCTACGCCCCGCTGATCGCCGCCGGGTTCGGTCTCGGTGAGCTCGCCGGGGAGAACCATCCGGCGCACTCGCTGCGGGTTCAGCTGGCCGACCGGGCACTGCACCAGACCAATCCGCTGCTGGCGGTCGCCGCCGAACTGCTCACCCTCGCCGACAGCCGGGCCGGCGCCTCAGCGGTGCTCAACCTGGCCCAGGCCGCGCCGGTGCGCTCCCGCTTCGCCTTCACCGACGACGACATCGAGGTGATCACCACCTGGGTTCAAGAGACCAACATCCGCTGGGGTTTCGACGCCGAGCATCGCACCCCCTACGGGCTCGGCGATTTCGTGCACAACACCTGGCGGTTCGGCCTGGACCGGATCCTGACCGGGGTGGCGATGTCGCAGGATTCGCAGTCCTGGCTGGGGACCGCGTTGCCCCTGGACGACGTCGGCAGCAACCGGGTCGAGTTGGCCGGCCGACTCACCGAGTTCGTCGACCGGGTCCACCGGGCCCTCGACGGGCTCACCGGTGCCCGGCCGTTGCACGAGTGGCTGGCCGCGCTGGGTGCGGCGGTGGCGGCGCTCACCCGCGTCGACACCGACGACGGGTGGCAGCAGGGACAACTCGACCGGGAGTTCGCCGAGGTGCTCGCCCGCGCCGGGCAGCGCGGCGACACCGTCCTGCTGCTGCCCGATGTGCGGGCCCTGCTGGGTCACTGCCTGGCCGGACGGCCCACCCGGGCGAATTTTCGCACCGGGTCGCTGACCGTGTGCACCATGGTGCCGATGCGGTCGGTGCCCCACCGGGTGGTCTGCCTGGTCGGGCTGGACGACGGGGTGTTCCCCCGGCTGGACCTGCCCGACGGCGACGACGTGTTGGCCCGGGCGCCGCGCACCGGGGAGCGCGACATCCGTTCGGAGGACCGCCAACTGCTGCTCGACGCGATCTGCGCGGCCACCGAGACACTGGTGATCACCTACACCGGCGCCGACGAGCACACCGGCAAGACCCAGCCGCCGGCGGTGCCGCTGGCCGAGTTGCTCGACGCGTTGGACGCCACCACCGCCGAGCCGGTGCGCACCGACGTGCTCATCCCCCATCCGCTGCAACCGTTCGACGCCGCCAACGTGCGTCCCGGCGCCCTCGGCGCCGCCCCCGGCACGCCGTTCACGTTCGACCCGGTCGCGCTCACCGCCGCCGAGGCGGCCGTCGGCGAGCGCAGCGACCCGCCGGCGGTGTTCGGTGCGCTGCTTGCGGCCCCGACCGTCGACGACGTCGCGTTGACCGACCTGCTGGGGTTCTTCGCCGACCCGGTCAAAGGGTTCTTCCGGGCCCTGGATTTCACGTTGCCGTTCGAGGTCGTCGGGGTCGACGACGCGATGCCGGTCGAGATCGACAACCTGGCCCAATGGGCGGTGGGCGACCGGATGCTGCGCGACATGCTCGCCGGGATGCACCCCGACGAGGCGGCCAACGCCGAGTGGCGCCGCGGAACCCTGCCGCCGGGACGGATCGGGATGCGTCTGGCCTGTGAGATCCGCGATCAGGCCCGCGGGCTGGCCGAGGCCGCGCTGCCGCACCGCGGCGGCGACCCGTCCGGCTACGACGTCGACGTCGACCTCGGAGGCGCTCGGCGGCTCAGCGGCACGGTCTCCCCCGTCTACGGCACGCGCACGGTGTCGGTCGGCTACTCGCGGCTGGCCGCCAAACACCTGCTGCAGGCCTGGATCACGTTGCTGGCGTTGGCCGCCGCCGTTCCGGGGCGGTCGTGGACGGCGTTGTGCATCGGGCGCGGCCGCGGCACCCGGATCGCCCAGCGGCTGTTGGCCCCGCCGCCGGATCCGGTGGCCACCCTCGCCGAGCTGGTGGCCTGCTACGACACCGGCCGGCGCGAACCGCTTCCGCTGCCGCTGAAAACCTCCTACGCCTGGGCCGCCGCGCGGCGCAACGACGCCGACCCGTTCGACGCGGCCCGCGACCAGTGGCGAAAGGGCAGGTTCCCCGGCGAGAACGCCACCGCCGCCCACCAGATGGTGTGGGGCGACGGCGCCGATCTGCGGTGTCTGCTCACCGACCCGCGCCCCGAGGAGGCTTGGCGCGGGGAGAGCACCCGGCTGGGGGCGTTGGCGATGCGGGTGTGGAACCCGCTTCTGGCCGCGGAGACCACGCTGTGA
- the recB gene encoding exodeoxyribonuclease V subunit beta: protein MSAAPFELSGALPAPGSTVVLEASAGTGKTFALAGLVTRYVADGHATLDQLLLITFGRVASRELRERVRGQMAAALAALEDRCAPANAFEHRLCAVDAATRAGRARRLRAALAGFDAATIVTIHQFCSLVLRSLGVAGDTDASMTLVESLTDLVTEIVDDRYLARFGHDENPPALSRDEALKLATRVVEDPAAQLRPLDPEPGSAIAARLEFAREVLDELDRRKRRLGVLGYNDLLTRLADSLGQAGSGAAERMRRRWSIVMVDEFQDTDPVQWQVIDRAFRGHCTLVLIGDPKQAIYGFRGGDIYTYLAAARAADDRRTLTTNYRSDAVLVDSLQVLLGGAQLGHPEIVAHPVAADRPGHRLSGAPHNAPVRLRVVGRETVGRSGTQTVPISVLREHIPADLAADIGALLTSGARFADRSVEAGDIAVIVGQHADARACRDALIAAGIPVVYTGDTDVFTSPAARDWLCLLEAFDQPHRSGLVRAAACTAFFGETAETLSREGDRLTDRVADTLREWTDHARDAGIAAVLEAAQLAGMGQRVLSRHGGERLMTDLVHVGQLLQEAAHRDRLELPGLRDWLRRQCQERSGATERNRRLDSDAAAVQIMTVFVAKGLQFPVVYLPFAFNRHIVRDEILLYHDDTDGAETRCLHIGGRTAPDRRSVDELHRTEAARDNIRLTYVALTRAQSQVVAWWAPTFDEVNGGLSRLLRGRGPGDAQIPVACERNITDAEAWAVFTGWQEAGALTLEHSVVGAAVALPRSPTAGPLAVRHFDRTIDLGWRRTSYSALLRHAEQAGAPGVHSEPEVAVRDDEPEISVAVTTAADATGVQIRSPMADLPRGAAFGSLVHATLETTDPGATDLAAALREQIELHTQWWPVEVAPADLAEALLPMQDTPLGPLADALTLRQIGLTDRLCELDFEIPLMGGDGAVSPELRLADLAVLLREHLPESDPFAGYADRLASEALGGQSLRGYLSGSIDVVLRLPDHRYLVVDYKTNYLGDSAADYGTAALIEAMLHSDYPLQALLYAAVLHRFLRWRQPGYDPQRHLGGVLYLFVRGMCGPDTPLVDDQPTGVLSWRPPAALVVALSELLQHGRGRP from the coding sequence GTGAGCGCCGCCCCGTTCGAGCTCTCCGGCGCGCTGCCGGCGCCGGGATCGACCGTGGTGTTGGAGGCCAGCGCCGGAACCGGCAAAACGTTCGCGCTGGCCGGGCTGGTCACCCGCTACGTCGCCGACGGGCACGCCACCCTCGATCAGCTGCTGCTGATCACGTTCGGCCGGGTGGCCAGCCGGGAGCTGCGCGAGCGGGTGCGCGGCCAGATGGCGGCCGCCCTGGCGGCCCTCGAGGACCGGTGCGCCCCGGCCAACGCGTTCGAACACCGGCTCTGCGCCGTCGACGCCGCGACGCGCGCCGGGCGGGCGCGCCGGCTTCGCGCGGCGCTGGCCGGGTTCGACGCGGCCACCATCGTCACCATCCACCAGTTCTGTTCGCTGGTGCTGCGATCGCTGGGGGTCGCCGGGGACACCGACGCGTCGATGACCCTGGTGGAGAGCCTCACCGACCTGGTCACCGAGATCGTCGACGACCGGTATCTGGCCCGGTTCGGCCACGACGAGAACCCGCCGGCGCTGAGCCGCGACGAGGCGCTCAAGCTGGCCACCCGGGTGGTGGAGGACCCGGCGGCGCAGCTGCGCCCCCTCGACCCCGAACCCGGGTCGGCCATCGCGGCACGCCTGGAGTTCGCCCGGGAGGTGCTCGACGAACTGGACCGGCGCAAGCGCCGTCTCGGGGTGCTCGGCTACAACGACCTGTTGACCCGGCTGGCTGATTCGTTGGGCCAGGCCGGATCCGGTGCTGCCGAGCGGATGCGCCGGCGCTGGTCGATCGTGATGGTCGACGAGTTCCAGGACACCGATCCGGTGCAGTGGCAGGTCATCGACCGGGCGTTTCGCGGTCACTGCACGCTGGTGCTGATCGGTGACCCCAAACAGGCGATCTACGGGTTTCGCGGCGGCGACATCTACACCTATCTGGCGGCCGCGCGCGCCGCCGACGACCGGCGCACCCTGACCACCAACTACCGCAGCGACGCGGTGCTGGTGGACAGCCTGCAGGTGCTGCTCGGCGGCGCACAACTGGGCCACCCGGAGATCGTGGCGCACCCCGTCGCGGCGGACCGGCCCGGCCACCGGCTCAGCGGGGCGCCGCACAACGCACCGGTGCGACTGCGGGTCGTCGGCCGGGAGACGGTGGGGCGCAGCGGAACCCAGACGGTACCGATTTCGGTGCTGCGCGAACACATTCCCGCCGATCTGGCCGCCGACATCGGGGCGTTGTTGACCTCCGGAGCCCGGTTCGCCGACCGCAGCGTAGAAGCCGGCGACATCGCGGTCATCGTCGGCCAGCACGCCGACGCCCGCGCCTGCCGCGACGCGCTCATCGCCGCCGGCATCCCGGTGGTCTACACCGGCGACACCGACGTGTTCACCTCGCCGGCCGCCCGGGACTGGCTGTGCCTGCTGGAGGCGTTCGATCAACCGCACCGCAGCGGGCTGGTGCGCGCCGCGGCGTGCACGGCGTTCTTCGGCGAGACCGCCGAGACGTTGTCACGCGAGGGCGACCGGCTCACCGACCGGGTCGCCGACACGCTGCGGGAGTGGACCGACCATGCCCGCGACGCCGGGATCGCCGCGGTGCTCGAGGCCGCCCAGCTGGCCGGGATGGGTCAGCGGGTGCTCAGCCGGCACGGCGGGGAACGGTTGATGACCGACCTGGTGCACGTCGGGCAGCTGCTGCAGGAGGCCGCCCACCGCGACCGGCTGGAGCTGCCCGGGTTGCGGGACTGGCTGCGCCGGCAGTGCCAGGAACGCAGCGGCGCCACCGAACGCAACCGCCGGCTCGACAGCGACGCCGCGGCCGTGCAGATCATGACGGTGTTCGTCGCCAAGGGCCTGCAGTTCCCGGTCGTGTACCTGCCGTTCGCGTTCAACCGCCACATCGTCCGCGACGAGATCCTGCTCTACCACGACGACACCGACGGTGCCGAGACCCGCTGTCTGCACATCGGTGGGCGCACCGCCCCGGATCGGCGCAGCGTCGACGAGCTGCACAGGACGGAGGCCGCCCGCGACAACATCCGGCTGACCTATGTCGCGTTGACCCGGGCGCAGAGCCAGGTGGTGGCGTGGTGGGCGCCGACCTTCGATGAGGTCAACGGCGGGTTGTCGCGGCTTTTGCGCGGCCGCGGGCCCGGCGACGCGCAGATCCCGGTGGCCTGTGAGCGCAACATCACCGACGCCGAGGCGTGGGCGGTGTTCACCGGCTGGCAGGAAGCCGGGGCGCTGACCCTGGAGCACTCGGTGGTCGGCGCGGCGGTGGCGTTGCCGCGGTCGCCGACCGCCGGCCCGTTGGCGGTGCGTCACTTCGACCGCACCATCGACCTCGGCTGGCGACGCACCTCGTATTCGGCGTTGCTGCGCCACGCCGAGCAGGCCGGCGCCCCCGGGGTGCATTCGGAGCCGGAGGTCGCGGTGCGCGACGACGAACCCGAGATCTCGGTCGCGGTCACCACCGCCGCCGACGCGACCGGCGTCCAAATCCGCTCGCCGATGGCCGATCTGCCGCGGGGCGCGGCGTTCGGGTCGCTGGTGCACGCCACGCTGGAGACCACCGACCCGGGGGCCACCGATCTGGCGGCGGCGTTGCGCGAGCAGATCGAGCTGCACACCCAGTGGTGGCCGGTCGAGGTCGCCCCCGCCGATCTCGCCGAGGCGTTGCTGCCGATGCAGGACACGCCGTTGGGGCCGCTGGCCGACGCACTCACGCTGCGCCAGATCGGGTTGACGGACCGGTTGTGCGAGTTGGACTTCGAGATCCCCCTGATGGGCGGGGACGGGGCGGTCTCCCCGGAGCTGCGGTTGGCCGATCTCGCTGTGCTGCTGCGCGAGCATCTGCCCGAGTCCGACCCGTTCGCCGGCTACGCCGACCGGTTGGCCTCCGAGGCCCTCGGCGGCCAGTCGCTGCGCGGGTATTTGTCCGGGTCGATCGACGTGGTGCTGCGCTTGCCGGACCACCGCTATCTGGTGGTCGACTACAAGACCAACTACCTCGGCGATTCGGCCGCCGACTACGGCACCGCGGCGCTGATCGAGGCGATGCTGCACTCGGACTACCCGCTGCAGGCGCTGCTGTATGCGGCGGTGCTGCACCGGTTTCTGCGGTGGCGCCAGCCCGGCTACGATCCGCAGCGCCACCTCGGCGGGGTGCTGTATCTGTTCGTGCGCGGCATGTGCGGACCCGACACGCCGCTCGTCGACGACCAGCCGACCGGGGTGTTGAGCTGGCGGCCCCCGGCGGCGCTGGTCGTGGCGCTCTCGGAGTTGTTGCAGCACGGACGGGGTCGGCCATGA
- a CDS encoding NYN domain-containing protein, which translates to MTETGDTRVAVYLDFDNIVISRYDQVNGRNSFQRDRAKGLEKFTERLARATIDVGAIIDYASSFGTLVLTRAYADWSAEVNVGYRHQLVGRAVDLVQLFPAAAYGKNAADIRLAVDAVEDMFRLPDLTHVVIVAGDSDYIPLAQRCKRLGRYVVGIGVAGATSRALAAACDDFVSYDAVPGVPPLAPADKATGKDADDEADLDSDGDEPDPQDAATRLLTRALQIGSEKDDVDWLHNSAVKAQMKRMDPSFSEKSLGFKSFSDFLRSRSELVELDESSTTRMVRLRG; encoded by the coding sequence ATGACAGAAACCGGCGACACCCGGGTGGCGGTCTACCTCGACTTCGACAACATCGTGATCTCCCGCTACGACCAGGTCAACGGGCGTAACTCCTTTCAACGCGACAGGGCCAAGGGCCTGGAGAAGTTCACCGAGCGGCTGGCCCGGGCCACCATCGACGTCGGGGCGATCATCGACTACGCCTCCTCGTTCGGCACCCTGGTGCTCACCCGCGCCTACGCGGATTGGTCGGCGGAGGTCAACGTCGGCTACCGCCATCAGCTGGTGGGCCGCGCCGTCGACCTGGTGCAGCTCTTCCCCGCGGCGGCCTACGGCAAGAACGCCGCCGACATCAGGCTGGCCGTCGACGCCGTCGAGGACATGTTCCGGCTGCCGGATCTGACCCATGTGGTGATCGTGGCCGGCGACTCCGACTACATCCCGTTGGCGCAGCGCTGTAAACGGTTGGGCCGCTACGTGGTCGGTATCGGGGTGGCCGGGGCGACCAGCCGTGCACTGGCGGCGGCCTGCGACGACTTCGTCAGCTACGACGCGGTGCCCGGTGTGCCGCCGCTGGCGCCGGCCGACAAGGCCACCGGTAAGGACGCCGACGACGAGGCCGACCTCGACTCCGACGGCGACGAACCCGATCCGCAGGATGCGGCGACCCGGCTGTTGACCCGGGCGCTGCAGATCGGCTCGGAGAAAGACGACGTCGACTGGCTGCACAACTCGGCGGTCAAGGCACAGATGAAACGGATGGACCCGTCGTTCAGCGAGAAATCGCTGGGGTTCAAATCGTTCAGCGATTTCCTGCGGTCACGCTCCGAGCTGGTGGAGCTCGATGAGAGCTCCACCACCCGCATGGTGCGGCTGCGCGGCTGA
- a CDS encoding class I SAM-dependent methyltransferase: MAANAAPRGEYGIDGSFHVVSARGQAAALTVATVGLAGYAVRSAARARPGRAAVALALDAGLLGSAGLYLHATRRGKFAVWAEILDELALTGSETVLDMGCGRGAVLCAAAARLSAGRAIGVDLWQADQTGNTPQTTLANAALEGVADRVEVRTADMTALPLDDASVDVVVSNLAIHNLAGADGRRAALHEAVRVLRPGGRLAIADLWETDRHARRLGELGWQRVLRRNLGWRMWYGGPWAPTHLVTATKPEDAAGVNS, from the coding sequence ATGGCAGCCAACGCAGCCCCGCGCGGGGAGTACGGGATCGACGGGTCGTTTCATGTGGTGTCGGCGCGCGGGCAGGCCGCCGCGCTGACCGTGGCGACGGTCGGGCTGGCCGGGTACGCGGTGCGCAGCGCGGCCCGGGCGCGGCCCGGGCGCGCCGCGGTGGCGTTGGCGCTCGACGCCGGGCTGCTCGGTTCGGCCGGGCTGTATCTGCACGCCACCCGGCGCGGCAAGTTCGCGGTGTGGGCCGAGATCCTCGACGAGCTGGCGCTGACCGGGAGCGAGACCGTGCTCGACATGGGGTGTGGCCGCGGCGCGGTGCTCTGCGCGGCGGCGGCCCGGCTCAGCGCCGGCCGCGCCATCGGCGTGGATCTGTGGCAGGCCGACCAGACCGGCAACACCCCGCAGACCACTCTGGCCAACGCAGCGCTGGAAGGGGTCGCCGACCGGGTGGAGGTGCGCACCGCCGACATGACCGCGCTGCCCCTCGACGACGCCAGCGTCGACGTCGTGGTCTCCAACCTGGCGATCCACAACCTTGCCGGCGCCGACGGCCGGCGCGCCGCGCTGCACGAGGCGGTGCGGGTGCTGCGCCCCGGCGGGCGCCTGGCGATCGCCGACCTGTGGGAGACCGACCGGCACGCGCGCCGGCTCGGTGAGTTGGGCTGGCAGCGGGTGCTGCGCCGCAACCTGGGGTGGCGCATGTGGTACGGCGGCCCCTGGGCACCAACACATCTGGTGACCGCGACCAAACCGGAGGACG